From one Conexibacter woesei Iso977N genomic stretch:
- a CDS encoding PspC domain-containing protein translates to MEPQHQPLARATRGRWIGGVCEGIARVRPIPVATLRAGFVLTTAFAGLGALVYLACWLIIPAEGEAGAAARGAGGRVAPRGITSVILGCAAIAGLGTLGLLAAGATIFGFGWIVAIVAGAMFLGALASWTRLGPAWALLPVSALVLPSIAIAASGVHVAPQAGDRTYMPARFSDIPADGYESGLGTMVVDLRHTDLPWGEDTLRIRGGLRRTIVALPHDRCVAVDIDYHVRPFAARAATFLTGDADPYQAVTVFGTQYFGHAGHVSSPDHGVHARTTLHVRFDSSGGSLILRDYADAVQPDTNPSWPGFPGGVEVKPDPQGVTKRERAREIAAWRVRAREERRQVTHVRRLIGGPCAVPKAKEQQR, encoded by the coding sequence ATGGAACCGCAGCATCAGCCGCTCGCCCGGGCCACCCGTGGCCGCTGGATCGGAGGCGTGTGCGAGGGCATCGCCCGCGTCCGCCCGATCCCGGTCGCGACGCTGCGCGCGGGCTTCGTGCTGACCACCGCGTTCGCCGGGCTCGGCGCGCTCGTCTACCTCGCCTGCTGGCTGATCATCCCCGCCGAGGGCGAGGCCGGCGCGGCCGCGCGCGGCGCCGGCGGCCGTGTCGCCCCGCGCGGGATCACGTCGGTGATCCTCGGCTGCGCGGCGATCGCGGGCCTCGGCACGCTCGGACTGCTCGCCGCGGGCGCGACGATCTTCGGCTTCGGCTGGATCGTGGCGATCGTCGCCGGCGCGATGTTCCTCGGCGCGCTGGCGTCCTGGACGCGCCTCGGCCCGGCCTGGGCGCTGCTGCCGGTCTCCGCGCTGGTCCTGCCGTCGATCGCGATCGCCGCCTCCGGCGTGCACGTCGCGCCGCAGGCGGGCGACCGGACCTACATGCCGGCACGGTTCTCCGACATCCCTGCCGACGGCTACGAGTCCGGGCTCGGGACGATGGTCGTCGACCTGCGCCACACCGACCTGCCGTGGGGCGAGGACACGCTGAGGATCCGCGGCGGCCTGCGCCGAACGATCGTCGCGCTGCCGCACGACCGCTGCGTCGCGGTCGACATCGACTACCACGTGCGCCCGTTCGCGGCGCGCGCCGCGACCTTCCTGACCGGCGACGCCGATCCCTACCAGGCCGTCACGGTCTTCGGGACGCAGTACTTCGGCCACGCGGGGCACGTCAGCTCGCCCGACCACGGCGTGCACGCCAGGACGACGCTGCACGTCAGGTTCGACTCGTCGGGCGGAAGCCTGATCCTGCGCGACTACGCCGACGCCGTCCAGCCGGACACCAACCCGAGCTGGCCCGGTTTCCCGGGCGGCGTCGAGGTCAAGCCGGACCCGCAGGGCGTCACGAAGAGGGAGCGGGCGCGGGAGATCGCCGCATGGCGCGTGCGCGCGCGCGAAGAGCGCCGCCAGGTCACGCACGTCAGGCGGCTGATCGGCGGGCCATGCGCCGTGCCGAAGGCCAAGGAGCAGCAGCGATGA